A single window of Chloracidobacterium thermophilum B DNA harbors:
- a CDS encoding glycosyltransferase family 2 protein has product MSAASSEASIELTIVMPCLNEAETLETCIRKAFDFLNRHGVTGEVVIGDNGSTDGSQAIAHRLGARVVQVPTRGYGAALYGATLAARGRYVIMGDSDDSYDFSNLMPFLEKLREGYDLVMGNRFRGGIQPGAMPWKNRYIGNPVLTGIGRLLFRCPAGDFHCGLRGYSMAAFKRMDLRTTGMEFASEMVIKATLLGLRIAEVPTTLSPDGRSRPPHLRPWRDGWRHLRFMLLYSPRWLFLYPGLFLMLVGLGVGTWLLPGPQRLAGVVLDVHTLLYAALAVLIGFQCITFALLAKVFAINEGLLPEDPRLTRLFQYITLETGLIIGSLLVVGGLAGSIAAVVSWNEAAYGPLDASRTLRMVIPSVLCLMLGCETILASLFLSILGLRIRRMAPAITTTGLPEHEAA; this is encoded by the coding sequence ATGTCTGCTGCTTCTTCTGAAGCTTCCATTGAGCTGACCATCGTCATGCCCTGCCTCAATGAGGCTGAAACCCTGGAAACCTGCATTCGCAAAGCCTTTGACTTTCTCAACCGCCATGGCGTTACCGGTGAGGTCGTCATTGGCGACAACGGTTCGACCGATGGTTCGCAAGCCATTGCCCACCGCCTTGGCGCGCGGGTGGTTCAGGTCCCTACGCGGGGCTACGGTGCAGCGCTGTACGGCGCCACGCTGGCCGCCCGTGGGCGCTACGTCATCATGGGCGACTCCGACGACAGTTACGACTTCTCGAACCTGATGCCCTTTCTCGAAAAACTCCGCGAGGGCTACGACCTGGTGATGGGCAATCGCTTTCGCGGCGGCATTCAGCCCGGAGCCATGCCGTGGAAAAACCGCTACATCGGCAACCCTGTCCTGACCGGCATCGGCCGGCTGCTGTTCCGGTGCCCGGCGGGTGATTTTCACTGCGGCCTGCGGGGCTATTCCATGGCGGCCTTCAAGCGTATGGACTTGCGCACCACGGGCATGGAGTTTGCCTCGGAAATGGTCATCAAGGCCACGCTCCTGGGACTGCGGATTGCCGAAGTGCCCACCACGCTTTCGCCCGATGGGCGGTCGCGTCCGCCGCATCTGCGTCCGTGGCGGGACGGCTGGCGGCATCTGCGCTTCATGCTGCTGTACAGCCCACGCTGGCTTTTTCTCTATCCGGGACTGTTCCTGATGCTGGTCGGGCTGGGTGTGGGAACCTGGCTTCTGCCGGGGCCGCAGCGCCTGGCCGGTGTCGTTCTGGACGTGCACACGCTGCTCTACGCTGCGCTGGCGGTGCTGATTGGTTTTCAGTGCATCACCTTTGCCCTGCTGGCCAAGGTCTTTGCCATCAACGAGGGACTTCTCCCCGAAGACCCACGGCTGACCAGACTGTTCCAGTACATCACCCTCGAAACCGGCCTCATCATCGGCAGCCTGCTCGTCGTTGGCGGACTGGCCGGCTCCATTGCCGCGGTTGTTTCCTGGAACGAAGCGGCCTACGGCCCACTCGATGCCAGCCGGACGCTGCGGATGGTCATTCCTTCGGTGCTCTGCCTGATGCTCGGCTGCGAAACCATTCTGGCCAGCCTCTTCCTGAGCATTCTGGGGCTGCGCATCCGGCGGATGGCGCCAGCGATAACCACGACGGGACTTCCAGAGCATGAAGCCGCTTGA
- a CDS encoding PP2C family protein-serine/threonine phosphatase, translating into MTTATTVNGVRKIEVYALTDVGVVRPHNEDNFLIVNLSNGQSWTAENQLPDHPLLIELHPADQGVLLAVSDGMGGALAGEVASHLAVTQVCDSMMRLQKAPEFSHFKFHERLRFAIERANLFINHQSQRSPEYAGMGATFTGAGLDGTVLYLAQVGDSRAYLFRHGLVKQVTTDQSLVEQLIQSGHITPEEAETHPYKNVILQALGATPSVAVTVDSIRVCRDDVLLLCSDGLSGKINGEDMQHILSATNGDLRLACQHMVNLANERGGEDNITVMLLRFTGEGFPRRGEVAGDDIITPIDRDHNLPYPTEESLGLGDEPTEDELDTAPTMELTSEGGSVQEPTPAELSITSGLGLTRQLTAVTPTPAEAPAAASSPNGVAHLPDSSHLETKAANNPASEDGLQMYRFVATGVLVVLSLVALIWTFINRGKVGVRPDGTDPPREQTHVTAPPSQ; encoded by the coding sequence ATGACCACTGCGACAACCGTCAACGGTGTGAGAAAAATTGAAGTGTATGCGCTGACTGACGTTGGCGTGGTCCGCCCGCACAATGAAGACAACTTCCTGATTGTCAACCTCAGCAACGGGCAGAGCTGGACGGCTGAAAACCAACTCCCGGACCATCCATTGCTCATCGAGCTGCACCCTGCTGACCAGGGCGTGCTGCTTGCCGTTTCCGATGGTATGGGCGGGGCGCTGGCAGGCGAAGTGGCCAGTCACCTGGCTGTGACGCAGGTCTGCGACAGCATGATGCGGCTTCAGAAAGCCCCCGAATTCAGTCACTTCAAGTTTCACGAGCGTCTCCGGTTTGCCATTGAGCGCGCCAATCTGTTCATCAACCACCAGAGCCAGCGCAGCCCGGAATATGCCGGGATGGGAGCGACCTTCACCGGGGCGGGACTGGATGGTACCGTGCTCTACCTGGCGCAAGTCGGCGACTCACGCGCCTACCTGTTTCGGCACGGACTCGTCAAGCAGGTGACGACGGATCAATCCCTCGTCGAACAACTCATCCAGTCCGGGCATATCACCCCTGAAGAAGCGGAAACCCACCCCTACAAAAACGTCATTCTCCAGGCGCTGGGGGCCACGCCCAGCGTCGCAGTGACGGTAGATAGCATCCGGGTCTGCCGCGACGATGTGCTGCTGCTGTGCAGCGACGGTCTCTCCGGCAAGATCAACGGCGAAGACATGCAGCACATCCTGAGTGCCACCAACGGCGACCTGCGTCTGGCCTGCCAGCACATGGTGAATCTGGCCAACGAACGCGGCGGCGAAGACAACATCACCGTCATGCTTCTGCGTTTCACAGGTGAAGGTTTTCCACGGCGCGGCGAGGTTGCCGGGGATGACATCATCACCCCGATTGACCGTGATCACAACCTGCCTTACCCAACCGAAGAAAGCTTGGGGTTGGGTGACGAACCGACCGAGGATGAGCTGGACACTGCGCCGACCATGGAGCTGACCTCGGAAGGTGGTTCCGTGCAGGAACCGACGCCGGCTGAACTGTCTATTACGAGTGGACTGGGACTGACACGCCAACTCACGGCTGTCACACCAACCCCGGCCGAAGCCCCGGCGGCAGCTTCCAGTCCCAATGGTGTGGCGCACCTGCCGGACAGCTCACACCTGGAGACCAAGGCGGCCAATAACCCGGCTTCCGAAGATGGACTCCAGATGTATCGCTTTGTGGCTACAGGGGTGCTCGTGGTGCTCTCGTTGGTGGCGCTCATCTGGACGTTCATCAATCGTGGCAAGGTCGGTGTGCGCCCGGACGGCACTGACCCGCCGCGCGAACAGACCCACGTCACAGCACCACCTTCCCAGTGA
- a CDS encoding cystathionine gamma-synthase: MGFATDVIHAGQPPEPATGAVAVPIYQTSTYVQEGLGRHKGYEYARTHNPTRAALEANVAVLEGGVAGFAFASGMAAIHAVMTACLKAGDHVVVSDNTYGGTYRLFERVLTDFGLAFDYVDASDTEQVVAALRPTTRMVFLETPTNPVMRLCDIAAIAQAVRPQGIHVVVDNTFMSPYFQRPLTLGANIVVHSTTKYLNGHSDSVGGVVIVTEPEVAARLAFVQNAAGAILSPMDAWLTMRGIKTLVVRMQAHDANGRAVARFLREHPRVARVYYPGLPEHPQHALAARQMTGFGGMLAFDVGDLEAARRVLESLKVFALAESLGGVESLACHPATMTHASVPPAERQRLGITEGLVRLSVGIEDIADLLADLDQALASL, from the coding sequence ATGGGATTTGCGACTGACGTCATCCATGCCGGTCAACCGCCGGAACCGGCAACCGGCGCTGTTGCCGTGCCGATCTATCAGACTTCGACCTACGTCCAGGAAGGGCTGGGGCGGCACAAAGGATATGAGTACGCCCGCACGCACAATCCGACCCGCGCGGCGCTGGAAGCCAACGTGGCTGTGCTGGAAGGCGGCGTGGCGGGCTTTGCCTTTGCTTCGGGGATGGCGGCCATTCACGCCGTCATGACGGCCTGCCTCAAGGCCGGCGATCACGTCGTGGTGTCCGACAACACCTACGGCGGGACGTACCGCCTGTTTGAGCGGGTGCTGACGGACTTCGGGCTGGCGTTTGATTACGTGGATGCCAGCGATACAGAGCAGGTGGTGGCGGCGCTGCGCCCGACGACGCGGATGGTGTTTCTGGAAACGCCGACCAATCCCGTCATGCGCCTGTGTGACATTGCTGCCATTGCGCAGGCGGTACGGCCGCAGGGGATTCACGTCGTCGTGGACAACACGTTTATGTCGCCCTACTTCCAGCGGCCGCTGACGCTGGGGGCCAATATCGTCGTGCACTCAACGACGAAGTACCTCAACGGCCACAGCGACAGCGTGGGCGGAGTGGTCATCGTCACGGAACCGGAAGTGGCCGCGCGCCTGGCGTTTGTCCAGAATGCCGCCGGAGCGATTCTTTCCCCGATGGATGCGTGGCTGACGATGCGCGGCATCAAGACGCTGGTCGTACGCATGCAGGCCCATGACGCCAATGGACGCGCCGTTGCCCGGTTTCTGCGCGAACATCCGCGTGTGGCGCGGGTGTATTACCCCGGACTGCCGGAACACCCCCAGCATGCGCTGGCCGCGCGGCAGATGACAGGTTTCGGTGGGATGCTGGCCTTTGATGTTGGAGACCTGGAGGCTGCCCGGCGGGTGCTGGAAAGCCTGAAGGTGTTTGCGCTGGCGGAATCGCTTGGCGGCGTCGAAAGCCTGGCCTGCCATCCGGCGACGATGACCCATGCCAGCGTACCGCCAGCGGAGCGGCAGCGGTTGGGCATCACGGAAGGACTTGTCCGGCTTTCGGTTGGCATCGAAGACATCGCGGATTTGCTCGCCGATCTGGATCAGGCGCTGGCCTCGCTGTGA
- a CDS encoding Trm112 family protein encodes METATGHTDAALPAIELICCVVCRVQVVLLADRTGVQCPRCHRVYPIEDGIPQMLLEKARQPSESSLEGS; translated from the coding sequence ATGGAAACTGCTACCGGTCACACCGACGCCGCCCTGCCCGCCATTGAGTTGATTTGCTGCGTGGTGTGCCGGGTTCAGGTGGTGCTGCTGGCTGACCGGACGGGCGTCCAGTGTCCACGCTGTCACCGGGTGTACCCCATTGAAGACGGTATTCCCCAGATGCTGCTTGAAAAGGCCCGACAACCTTCGGAATCCTCTCTGGAAGGGTCATGA
- a CDS encoding SprT-like domain-containing protein, with protein MAHPAQPLRTLSEAELIQIFARWQQFIAPRARQPRAIQVTFYPYVGINNTIRLREGVMYVRLSDILIHAPKAVIEAVAGILLARLYRKPVPGRCTEVFREYVRSKPVTRLAEQRRRERGFKLISGARGKHYDLEKLFHRLNQQYFDGQLRRPALTWSQRRTRRTFGHYDAAHHTIVISRTLDDARVPQFVVEYVLYHEMLHIRHGVTHVNGRRCVHTPAFQEDERRFAGYDEASAWLCRLAETLSRTRRR; from the coding sequence ATGGCTCATCCGGCACAACCACTCCGCACACTTTCAGAAGCCGAACTCATCCAGATATTTGCCCGCTGGCAGCAATTCATTGCGCCCCGGGCCAGACAGCCGCGCGCCATTCAGGTGACGTTTTACCCCTACGTGGGCATCAACAACACCATTCGCCTGCGGGAGGGTGTGATGTACGTCCGGCTGTCGGACATCCTCATCCACGCGCCAAAGGCTGTCATCGAAGCCGTGGCCGGCATTCTGCTGGCGCGCCTGTATCGGAAGCCCGTTCCTGGCCGCTGCACGGAGGTGTTCCGGGAGTACGTGCGCTCGAAGCCGGTGACGCGGCTGGCCGAGCAGCGGCGGCGCGAGCGCGGGTTCAAGCTGATTTCCGGCGCGCGCGGGAAGCACTACGATCTCGAAAAGCTGTTTCACCGGCTCAACCAGCAGTATTTCGACGGCCAGCTTCGGCGTCCGGCGCTGACGTGGAGCCAGCGGCGGACGCGCCGGACCTTTGGCCACTACGACGCGGCCCACCACACCATCGTCATCAGCCGGACGCTGGATGACGCGCGCGTGCCGCAGTTTGTCGTCGAGTATGTGCTCTACCACGAAATGCTGCACATCAGGCATGGCGTCACGCACGTCAATGGCCGCCGGTGCGTTCACACACCGGCATTTCAGGAAGATGAGCGCCGGTTTGCCGGGTATGATGAGGCTTCGGCCTGGCTTTGCCGGTTGGCCGAAACCCTGAGCCGGACGCGCCGCCGCTGA
- a CDS encoding suppressor of fused domain protein, with amino-acid sequence MEVWGHPNRMAALGSLHVAVWEDPDGLATAFNTLGLSDQAQTPDGTPFELHWMIKRPLPPAGQTEAAAFLAQLATAASQPQTAFDWQTRVDVPAGVPGFTHCREVWLHPALTDDDPDTLDDPQGPVKVLYVIPLTEYESFVLRREGPLALREYASANGIDLLEPR; translated from the coding sequence GTGGAAGTTTGGGGCCATCCAAACCGCATGGCGGCGCTGGGATCGCTTCACGTCGCTGTCTGGGAAGACCCCGACGGACTGGCCACGGCTTTCAACACGCTGGGACTGTCTGACCAGGCGCAGACTCCAGATGGCACACCCTTTGAGCTGCACTGGATGATCAAGCGTCCACTCCCGCCTGCCGGACAAACTGAGGCCGCGGCCTTTCTGGCGCAGTTGGCAACTGCGGCCAGCCAGCCACAGACGGCCTTCGACTGGCAGACGCGCGTGGACGTTCCGGCCGGCGTTCCCGGCTTCACGCACTGCCGGGAAGTCTGGCTGCACCCGGCCCTGACCGACGATGATCCTGACACCCTCGATGACCCCCAGGGGCCCGTCAAGGTGCTCTACGTCATTCCCCTTACCGAATACGAAAGTTTTGTTTTGCGGCGGGAAGGCCCTTTGGCCCTGCGCGAATACGCCAGCGCCAACGGCATTGACCTGCTTGAACCGCGCTGA